CAAAGATGGCGGGCGGCAGCAGCAGAAGCGCGGATAAAGCAAGACAGGTCAGGATCAGGCGCATGGCTTTGCCCTGCGCCGTGCGATCAATACCAGCGTGGCGGTGATGGCAACAGCGAACACGGCCAGCATGATCCACGCCGCCCCCTCCATCGGCAGCCCCAGTTCGCGCGCGAATTTGTCGAGGTCGGCCGATCCCGGCGTTCCTTTCTGCATCCCGTATGTCATCCGCCGCGCATTCACGAAAATCAGCGCCAGCGGCAGCAGGATGACGCGCCCCATCAGGTGCAGGCCGAAAATCATGGTGATATACCGCTCCGCCTTCGGCAGCGGGTCTTCAACGCGCGTCGCGCGCGCGAAACACCAGCAGCAAACCGCAATCTCCATCCCGTGGCCCGCGAAGATCGCCAGCGGGTAATCGTAACCTGTTGCCAGCAGCGCGATATGCAGGGATGCAAAAACCGCCAGCGCCGCAAGCCCGCGCCACATTTTCTTGTACGCCAGCAGCCCCGCGCCCGCCGCCATCAGCGCGTAAACGAAGGCCAGCACCGCATGGCTGCGCCCGATGCTGTATGTCACGCCGCCGCCATGCACGGCATCCATCAGCGGCAGTGCCGGCGACCCGAACAGCCAGTATGCCAGCGCATGGCCGGGTTCGTGAATGGTGACGGTCATGTAATGGAAACATTCCGACAGCGGGAACAACAACAGGTACAGGGGCAGCGGCAACAGCCCCTTGTGGATATGCGTCAACGGAAAACCCGGCAGGTTGAAATCGATCACATACGGCGTTTCGATATGCCCCGTGAACTGCACAAAGGCGAAAGACACAAGGCTGAATGCGGCGATCAAAAAACTGGCGATATAAAAACGCATGCCTTCAGGATTGATGATTGGCCGGCGTTTGTAAAGCGTCAGAAGGAACGCTGGGCAAGGCGCTGCAGGGCGCGCGACTGTTCATATCGCTGGCGCGCGATATTGGTGTCGTTTTGCGCCCGCATTTCGTTAATGCGGCGGTTTTGCGCGTTAAACTGCGCGGTCAGGGGGTTCAGCACGTCGTTGATCGCCTGCGCATTCGCACCCGCCGCATCGTTGTTCTGGCGGCGGGGGTAGGCGTAGGTCAGGGTTTGCAGGGTTATGGCCGGATCGTGGAGTGATGTCGGCGCTTTCACGTTGAAACTGGTGCCGCCAAAATGGCGCAGATAGACCTCGAATTCATGCGCGCTTGGCGCGCTATTGCGCTCCCGCGTCAGGCGCAGCAGGTTTTCGCGGATTTGCAAATAATCGCGCCCGCCATTTGCATCATCGGCGCGCTCGATGCGCTGTGCAAAACTCTCCAGCCGCGTCGTGACCATGGCAAGGTGCTTTTCGTTGTAGCCTTGCAAAAACCCGAAAGAATTCTCCAGCCCCAGCACGCGGTATTCG
This sequence is a window from Alphaproteobacteria bacterium. Protein-coding genes within it:
- a CDS encoding M50 family metallopeptidase, with product MRFYIASFLIAAFSLVSFAFVQFTGHIETPYVIDFNLPGFPLTHIHKGLLPLPLYLLLFPLSECFHYMTVTIHEPGHALAYWLFGSPALPLMDAVHGGGVTYSIGRSHAVLAFVYALMAAGAGLLAYKKMWRGLAALAVFASLHIALLATGYDYPLAIFAGHGMEIAVCCWCFARATRVEDPLPKAERYITMIFGLHLMGRVILLPLALIFVNARRMTYGMQKGTPGSADLDKFARELGLPMEGAAWIMLAVFAVAITATLVLIARRRAKPCA